From the Actinomycetota bacterium genome, the window GACCTCGAGCTGTTGGTACGGCGTCTGCTCGCGGTGCAGGAGGTTCCCCGTGTAGACCCAGTCGTACCCGCCGGTGACGCTCTCCCCGTAGGTGCGGACGCCGTCGCCGGCGTACCGCTCGCTCACGACACGCGAGCTGGGACCGGCTTCGGGGTCATGCCCCCGACGATGCCACGACGGATCTCTGTCACCTGCACCCGGCCCGGCAGCAGGTACCGGCTGAGCGCGTCGACCCCGGCCTGCACATCCGCCTCCAGGTTGCAGGTGAAGATGTCCACGGCGGCGTACCCGTACTCGGGCCACGTGTGCACGGCGATGTGTGACTCGGCGATGATGGCCACGCCCGTCACTCCGTGCACGGGGAACTCGACGACGCGGACGTCAAGGAGGGTCCCGTCGATGGCCCGCACGGCCTCTTTCAGGGCCTGCTCCAACGCCTCGGCCGAGTTGATGTTGCTCGCGTC encodes:
- the speD gene encoding adenosylmethionine decarboxylase, encoding MKALGRHLIVEMWDASNINSAEALEQALKEAVRAIDGTLLDVRVVEFPVHGVTGVAIIAESHIAVHTWPEYGYAAVDIFTCNLEADVQAGVDALSRYLLPGRVQVTEIRRGIVGGMTPKPVPARVS